The DNA segment TAACCTATATAGTTTAACCCTTTTCTAAGTATACGCTGTAGACTTCCATACGAATAATTAGTACTTTTAGAGTCAAGTACTAGTTCTCCATTATTCCAGGTAACTTCAAGATTTTTGCTAATGCTCGATTTTTTCTTGTATATATTTATGGGGATAAAGTAACTAAGTATTCGTTTAAGCATCGAGAAATGTTTTCTAATCGTAAATATATGCTATTTTTACGCCTAATTTTTTATACAATATATGAAAAAAATATATCAATTTATACTATTTACAGTAATGGGCTGGCGTATAAAAGGTTCTATTAGTACAGATATTAAAAAGTGTGTTATTATAGTAGTTCCACATACCAGTTGGGTAGATTTTTTTATTGGAGTAATGACACGTGGTATTCTAGGTATGGAAATGAATTTTGTGGCTAAGAAAGAGCTTTTTAAGTTTCCTTTTGGGGCATATTTTAAATGGATGGGCGGAACACCACTAAACCGAAACAAAAATGAAAATAAAGTAGATGCTATTGCTGCAATTTTTAAAGAGAAAGAGGTGTTTCGTTTGGCAATAGCTCCAGAAGGTACTCGTAAAAAAGTAACAGAATGGAAAACAGGTTTTTATTATATAGCTTTAAAAGCAGATGTGCCTATTATTCCTGTTGCTTTTAATTATGGGAAGAAAGAAGTAATGCTAGCAGAGCCATATTACTTAACAGGTAATAAAGATATTGATTTTGCCACTTTAGAAAAACAATATAAAGGAGTCACAGGTTATGTAAAGGAATATAGTTATGAGTCATAATTAACAAAATCAATTTGTATTTGCTTTATTATAATGAACCCTGAAAATATTTATTAAAATATTTTCAGGGTTTTTATTGCGGTCTATAATTTTTAAAAGTACCGTTATTGTAAAAAACTACTATTCGTTCTATTGCATTACTATCGTCTGTTAAAGATTTTTCATTTTTTTCAAACTTCTCATTAGCCTTCATTTTTTCACTTTCGTTATTAGATGAAAAAAGATCATTTAAAACAGTATCCTTCTCAATAGTAAATGATGGAGCAGGGGGAGTGCTAGCAGATATTTTTTCTATTTCCTGTTTAGGAAAACTACCTGTACCATTTAGAAGCCAATATAAATCTACCTCAGGAAAACTATCTACTAATTTTAAAACAAAGTCTAAGCTTGGTTTATTTCTACCAGATAATAAATGCGATAGCCCAGAACGTTGTACACCTAATTTATCAGCAAATACTGATGCCGACATAGTATAATAATCGAGTATAGTTTCTAGTCGCTTTATAAAATCGTCTGTGTTTACCATTGTAAATATATAATTACATTACAAATGTAAACAATAATATGTTAGATAGCAAATAAACAATAATAATCAACCTATAAACATAAACTACAACATTAACTAAAAAGCATTAAATCATTGATTATTATAGTTTTATATGTAATATAACTAGATTAATTGATTAGTTTAATCATGCAGTAATAATAGGTTTACAATTGTAATTTAAAAGCTTATCTTTATTGTTTACAATTGTAAAACATATGTTGTTTACTTTTGTAAACTAATTAATAGTATGATGAATTTAGAATTATTACACTTAGAACACAAAGAGAAATCACTTGAAAAAAGATATATAACCAACGCTCATATAGAGCCTATATTAGATAAATTAAAATCTTCATTTGAGATAAATGTTGTGGGTAAATCTGTTTTAGGTAAACCTATATATAGTATAATTGCTGGTAAAGGGAAAACAAAAATATTACTGTGGTCACAAATGCATGGCAACGAATCGACAACCACCAAGGCGCTATTCGATATGCTCAACTGGTTACAGAGTGATACTAAAGAAGCTAAAGCAATAAGAGATCATTTTACTTTATGCATATTACCTATACTTAATCCTGATGGTGCCAAGTTATATACTCGCGAGAATGCAAATAAAATAGATCTTAATCGTGATGCAGTTGCTCAATCTCAACCTGAAAGCAAAGTGTTACGAGAGGTATTTAATACTTTTAAACCTGATTTCTGCTATAATATGCACGATCAGCGCACTATATTTGGTTTAGAAACAGATGGAAGACCAAAACCTGCTACAGTTTCTTTTCTTGCGCCTGCTTATAATGAAGAAAGAGCTATAAATAACCATAGACAAAAAGCTATAAATCTTATTGTAGCCATGAATGATACCTTACAGAATTATATACCAGAACAGGTAGGGCGTTTTGATGATTCATTTAATATAAACTGTGTAGGAGATTATTTTCAAGCAGCAGGTGTGCCTACAGTTTTATTTGAGGCAGGACATTATCAGCAAGACTATGAAAGAGAGGTTACAAGGAAATTTATATTTTTTGCATTATTATCGGGATTTCATTCAATTAACGAAAACGTTATAGTAGTTAGCAAAAACGATGAATATTTCAATATTCCTCAAAATAAGAATGTATTTTATGATATCATATACAAAAATGTCAACATAAATTATGAAAATAAAGAAAAAATAGCGATTTTTGCATCTCAATACAAAGAAGTTCTATTTGAGAATTATGTAATGTTTCAGGCTTTTATCAAAGAAATAAATAATCTAGATATTGCCGTCGGACACGCAGAATATGATTGTAAAGGAGATAGGTATGTAGGAAAAAACGGTGAAAATTTTCCTGATTTTGACACAGAAGCTAACTTTTTTATCGGATCTGACAGGAAATTTATAAATGGAGTAGAAGTAGAATAGTGCTTTTTTAATATTGTATAATAAAAATTAGTATTGAACTGAATATAATTACACAAATAAAAACACATTTATGAGTAAGTTTCGTTTAGATGAAGTTGATCACCAGATATTAGATATGCTGATTGACAACACTAGAGTTCCGTTTACTGATATAGCAAAAAGATTGCTAATATCTGCGGGTACTGTGCATGTTAGGGTTAAAAAAATGGAAGATGCCGGTATTATCATGGGGTCATCATTAACGCTTGACTATGAAAAATTAGGATATTCTTTTATTGCTTATGTAGGTGTATTTCTTCATAACACATCACAAACTAAATTTGTGTTAGAGCGTATAAATGAAATACCATTTGTTACCGTAGCCCATGTTACTACAGGAAAGTTTAATGTTTTTTGTAAAATAAGAGCGCGAGACACTAAACATGCAAAAGAAGTTATCTTTATGGTAGATGATATTGATGGTGTTTACAGAACAGAAACAATGATATCTCTTGAAGAAAGCATTAACGATAAAAAACGTTTAATGCATACTATATTTAAAGATATGTAATCGTTTTTATCAAAAATTTAATACCCTCATGCTAATAACATGAGGGTTTTTTTATTAATTTAATCAAAAATATAAATTATGTATCCCGCAACCCGAATAGAACGCTTTAATGAGAATGTACAGCTTAAATATCAGTTGTTTAACAGTATATTCATGACACTACCTTTTGATGCCATAGGTAATACAGGAGTATTATTGCCTTTATTTTCGGAAATATGCGACGATGGGTACGAAAACAATAAAAGTCCTCAACAAATATTTGATGATTTTTCAGAAAAATACTTACAGGGTTATCCTGAATCCCAAAAAATAGACTTAATGTTTCGTTTTATACAGTATGTAGAACGACAAGTAGTACTTTTTGATGCTATAGAGGATGCGGCTTTTGATACACTCAATAATTTAGAGGGGAGAGGGTCATTAAGAGAGAGCAGAGAAAAAGCCGAAAGCCAAGGGCTTACTGAAGAACTAAAAACATTTTTACAGGAATATCAAGTAAGAACGGTACTTACCGCACACCCCACACAGTTTTACCCTGGGGCTGTATTGGGTATAATTACCGATCTTACTGCAGCTATACGCGATAATAACTTATCTCAGATAAAAACATTATTGGCACAACTGGGTAAAACCCCTTTTATAAAGCAAGAAAAACCAACACCTTATGACGAAGCCGTTAGCTTAGTATGGTATCTAGAAAATGTTTTTTACCCAACAGCAGGCGATATGTTATCGTACATACAAGACACTATATATAAGGGAGACCCCATAAATCATGGTGCATTATCATTTGGGTTTTGGCCTGGAGGAGATAGAGATGGTAACCCTTTTGTAACTACTGATATTACACTAAAAGTAGCCGACCGACTAAGAACATCAATATTAAAATGTTATTATACAGATGTTAAAAAACTAAAGCGTAAACTTACTTTTACAGGAGTAGAACCTTTAGTAACTGATATTGAACAAAGATTGTATCGCTCTGTATTTTATTCTGATGGAGATATTTATATATCATTACAAGAGTTCCAGTCAGGACTGGCAGCAATACGAAAAATTATAATCGACCATCATCAGTCTTTATATTTAGATGAAATAGATACACTTATAAACAAAACACTTGTTTTTGGTTATTACTTCGCTTCGCTAGATATACGACAGAACAGTCATATACACGATACTGTTTTTAATGATATTATAACAAAACTTATAAGTAGAGGAGATGCTACTTTAAAAGATTACGCAACTTTTAACGAAGAAGAAAAATTACAAGCACTCGAAAAAATAAAGAATAATAGTATAGAAGCCTCATGGTTTGAAAATAATAATACTCGCTTTACATTAGAGTCTATTACCGCAATGAAAACCATACAAGAAAAAAATGGCGAAAATGGTTGTAATAGATATATAATAAGTAATAACGAAAGTGCACATAATGTACTAGAAGTACTAGCGATGTTTGAGCTATTAGGCTGGCAAAATCCTACAGCTGATATTGTACCGCTTTTTGAAACGGTTGATGATCTTAAAGATGCACACAAAGTGATGCAGTCGCTATATGAAAATAAAAAATATGCCACACACCTAAAAGCACGTGGTAACAAGCAAACCATAATGCTTGGTTTTAGTGATGGTACAAAAGATGGTGGCTACCTTATGGCAAACTGGAGTATATATAAAGCTAAAGAGAGCTTAACCCTTATGGCACGCGAGTATGGCATTAAAGTAATATTTTTTGATGGTAGGGGCGGACCTCCAGCACGTGGCGGGGGTAAAACACATAAGTTTTATGCATCACAAGGACAAACTATAGAAAATAACGAAATACAAATAACTATACAGGGGCAAACTATTAGTTCTAATTTTGGTACGCTCGATTCGTGCCGTTATAACTTAGAAAACTTATTGAGTGCGGGTATTACTAATGGAGTATTTAATAAAGATAAAAAACAGCTTACACAGCCACAAAGAGATGTATTTGATGAATTGGCAAAATTGAGCTATGAGAAATATGCTGCTTTTAAAGCACACCCTAAGTTTTTGCCTTATTTAGAGCACATGAGTACGCTAAATTATTATGCTAAAACAAATATAGGTAGCCGTCCTTCAAAACGAAGTAAATCGGCAGAATTGGATTTTAACGACTTGCGTGCCATACCTTTTGTAGGCTCATGGAGCCAGCTCAAACAAAATGTACCAGGTTTTTATGGACTTGGTCATGCTTTAAAACACTTTGAAGAAAATGATGAATGGGATAAAGTAGCTGATTTGTATGAAGACTCACTATTTTTTAGAACTTTAGTAGAAAATAGTATGATGTCCTTAACTAAATCATTTTTTCCGCTTACCGCCTATATGCGCGACGATAAAGAGTTTGGCGAATTCTGGCAAATTATTTATGAGGAATTTAAAGAAACAAATCGTTTATTGCTAAAAATTTCAGGCTATAAAAAACTTATGGAAAACTACCCTGATGGTAGAGCCTCAGTAAAAATAAGAGAGCAAATAGTACGACCATTACTTACTATTCAGCAATATGCCTTAAATAAAATTAGAGAAATGAAAAATGGTAATGAACCCGATACATTACTAGAAGTATATGAAAAAATAGTAACACGTTCCCTTTTCGGGAATATTAATGCCAGCAGAAATTCTGCTTAAATTTATGAGAGTAAGCCAATTGCAAATAGACGAGTATGCACCTTATTATAATGCCTATTTACCAAATGTAGATGATACCTGGACACTTGTTGAAGGACTTGAAGTAAGTGTGCATGAATTTATAAAATTTGTACAAGATATACCCATGGGCAAGCACGATTATCGATATGCCGAGGGTAAATGGACTATAAAAGAAATAATACAACACCTGATAGATGTCGAAAGAGTATTTAGCTATCGTGCCATGCGCTTTTCACGTGGTGATAGTACTGAATTAGTAGGGTTTGATGAAAATAGTTATGTCGATAATGCTCATGCTAATGACAGAAGCCTACAATCATTGCTTACCGAGATGTCGGCATTACGCCATGCCACACTATTACTTTTCAAATCATTTACTCAAGATGATTTAGTAAAAAGAGGAGTAGCATCAGGACATATTGTAACGGTACGAGCGTTAGGCTTTTTAATTATAGCGCATCAAAAACATCATACCAAGATTTTTCAGGAACGTTATTTATAAACAAAAAAGAACCTCAGTTATTGAGGTTCTTTTTTTATGTATTTTTTAGATAATAAAATTAATCTTCTTCTTCATCTTCGTCCTCGGTATCAAGAATATCATTATTATCTATATCATCGTCGTCGTCATCACTTTCTATTTCTAAGCCTTTTATAGCATCTATATTAGGTTCTTCGACAATCTCATCATCATCTTCAAAATTTTCTATTCTGTCGGCAAGTTTAGTGCTTACTTTTACCAAGTATATGGTATCTTCAGTACGCACTTCTACAGCTTCAATAGTTTCATTTTTAGCATTTTTAAAGCGAATGATGTCAGAATCATCATATCCTTCTGGGAATTTTTCAACCAATAAGGTTAAAATTTCGTTAGTCAATTTAGCGTAATCAACAATAACTCTTTTCATAGTAATATTATAAATCTAGGAGGTAAGCAAATATAAGTGGGGCAACTATTGTTGCATCAGATTCAATTATAAATTTAGGGGTATTTATATCTAGTTTACCCCATGTTATTTTTTCATTAGGTACTGCACCAGAGTATGACCCGTAACTGGTTGTAGAGTCGGATATTTGACAAAAATAACTCCAAAAAGGAATATCGGTCATTTCCATATCCTGATATAGCATAGGTACTACACATATTGGGAAATCTCCTGCAATACCACCACCTATTTGAAAGAAACCTACACCGTTACTACTGTTTTTTGCATACCAGTCAGCAAGAAAAGCCATATACTCAATACCACTTTTTACGGTAGAAGCTTTTAGTTCTCCTTTTATAACATAGGATGCAAATATATTCCCCATAGTGCTGTCTTCCCATCCTGGTACAATTATCGGTAGGTTTTTCTCAGCAGCAGCATACATCCAGCTATCTTTAAGGTCTATTTCATAATACTCTTCTAGTACGCCCGAAAGCAACATTTTGTACATAAACTCGTGCGGAAAATAACGTTCGCCTTTCTCTTCAGCTTCTTTCCATATTTTATGAATATGCTTTTGCAAACGACGAAAAGCCTCATGCTCAGGAATACAAGTATCTGTAACACGATTAAGCCCTCGCTCTAGTAAATCCCATTCTTCCTGCGGAGTTAAATCTCTATAGTTAGGTACTCTCTCATAGTGAGAATGAGCCACAAGATTCATTATATCTTCTTCCAAGTTAGCTCCTGTACAAGAAATAATCTGTACTTTGTCTTTACGAATCATTTCAGCAAAACTTTTACCAAGTTCTGCAGTACTCATAGCACCTGCAAGTGTTACCATCATTTTGGCACCGTTTTCAAGCTGCTTTTCATAACCTTTTGCGGCGTCCACTAGCGCTGCAGCGTTAAAGTGCAGGTAGTGTTTTTCTATAAACTGGCTAATTGGTCCTTTGCTCATTTTGTTATTGTTTATGTTCAAGTTTATTGTTGTTTGTAGTAGCCCAATATTTTTAATACATCTTCGGCTTTTTGCTGTTCAGAGAATACTTCTGTAGCCAGTATACCATTTTTATCTCTATCTATAAGGATGTGTTTAGGTTGTGGTATAAGACAGTGATGCAATCCGCCATACCCCCCTATAGTTTCCTGATATGCCCCTGTATTAAAGAAACCAATATACAAAGGTTTATCTTTTTTATACTCTGGTAAGTATATGGCATTCAAGTTTTGTTCAGAGTTATAATAATCATCACTATCACAGGTCAGTCCACCTAATAATATTCTCTCGTATGGGTCATTCCAGCGATTTATGGCTAGCATTATAAAACGCTTGTTAATGGCCCAAGTATCAGGAAGCGTGGTAATGAAAGAAGAGTCTATCATATTCCATTTTTCTCTGTCATTTTGTTGCTTTTGGTATAGTACTTTATATATAGCACCTCCGCTTTCGCCAACGGTAAATGATCCGAACTCAGTAAAAATATTTGGCACATCTACTTCTGCCTCTTCACAAGCAATTTTTATTTGGTTTATGATTTCGTCAATCATATACTGATAGTCATATTCAAAAGCAAGTGAGTTTTTTATAGGAAAACCACCACCAATATTAAGACTATCTAGCGTAGGACATTCTTTTTTAAGACTTATATATACTTTTAAACATTTTAACAACTCATTCCAGTAATAAGCAGTATCTCTTATACCCGTATTTATAAAGAAGTGTAGCATTTTTAACTCTACATCTTTGTTTTCGTGTATTTGTTTTCTATAAAAAGGAAGAATATTGCGATAACCAATACCTAATCGAGAGGTATAAAACTCAAATTTAGGCTCTTCTTCGGCAGCGATACGAATACCTATTTTAAATTTACCTTCAATTTCTTCTTGTAATAAGTTTAACTCTTCATAATTATCAATAACAGGTATAGTTCTGCTGTGACCATTATTAATAAGTCTTGCTATGTTAGTAACATATTCGTCTCTTTTAAAACCATTACAAACAACATAGGTGTTCTTATTTATCTTACCGTTTTTTAATAAGTTTTCTACGATATTAATATCATAGGCAGAAGAGGTTTCAATATGAATATTGTTTTTAAAAGCTTCATTCATAATGTATTCGAAATGAGAGCTTTTTGTACAATAGCAGTAATAATACTCCCCCTTGTAATCATTTT comes from the Flavobacterium arcticum genome and includes:
- a CDS encoding 1-acyl-sn-glycerol-3-phosphate acyltransferase, whose amino-acid sequence is MKKIYQFILFTVMGWRIKGSISTDIKKCVIIVVPHTSWVDFFIGVMTRGILGMEMNFVAKKELFKFPFGAYFKWMGGTPLNRNKNENKVDAIAAIFKEKEVFRLAIAPEGTRKKVTEWKTGFYYIALKADVPIIPVAFNYGKKEVMLAEPYYLTGNKDIDFATLEKQYKGVTGYVKEYSYES
- a CDS encoding Lrp/AsnC family transcriptional regulator: MSKFRLDEVDHQILDMLIDNTRVPFTDIAKRLLISAGTVHVRVKKMEDAGIIMGSSLTLDYEKLGYSFIAYVGVFLHNTSQTKFVLERINEIPFVTVAHVTTGKFNVFCKIRARDTKHAKEVIFMVDDIDGVYRTETMISLEESINDKKRLMHTIFKDM
- a CDS encoding arginine decarboxylase; the protein is MNTKYYDLINQTFYFPQEEFTLNKDNLQFHNIDLMKLVEQYGTPLKFTYLPQISNNINKAKEWFRSAMEKNDYKGEYYYCYCTKSSHFEYIMNEAFKNNIHIETSSAYDINIVENLLKNGKINKNTYVVCNGFKRDEYVTNIARLINNGHSRTIPVIDNYEELNLLQEEIEGKFKIGIRIAAEEEPKFEFYTSRLGIGYRNILPFYRKQIHENKDVELKMLHFFINTGIRDTAYYWNELLKCLKVYISLKKECPTLDSLNIGGGFPIKNSLAFEYDYQYMIDEIINQIKIACEEAEVDVPNIFTEFGSFTVGESGGAIYKVLYQKQQNDREKWNMIDSSFITTLPDTWAINKRFIMLAINRWNDPYERILLGGLTCDSDDYYNSEQNLNAIYLPEYKKDKPLYIGFFNTGAYQETIGGYGGLHHCLIPQPKHILIDRDKNGILATEVFSEQQKAEDVLKILGYYKQQ
- a CDS encoding phosphoenolpyruvate carboxylase, producing the protein MYPATRIERFNENVQLKYQLFNSIFMTLPFDAIGNTGVLLPLFSEICDDGYENNKSPQQIFDDFSEKYLQGYPESQKIDLMFRFIQYVERQVVLFDAIEDAAFDTLNNLEGRGSLRESREKAESQGLTEELKTFLQEYQVRTVLTAHPTQFYPGAVLGIITDLTAAIRDNNLSQIKTLLAQLGKTPFIKQEKPTPYDEAVSLVWYLENVFYPTAGDMLSYIQDTIYKGDPINHGALSFGFWPGGDRDGNPFVTTDITLKVADRLRTSILKCYYTDVKKLKRKLTFTGVEPLVTDIEQRLYRSVFYSDGDIYISLQEFQSGLAAIRKIIIDHHQSLYLDEIDTLINKTLVFGYYFASLDIRQNSHIHDTVFNDIITKLISRGDATLKDYATFNEEEKLQALEKIKNNSIEASWFENNNTRFTLESITAMKTIQEKNGENGCNRYIISNNESAHNVLEVLAMFELLGWQNPTADIVPLFETVDDLKDAHKVMQSLYENKKYATHLKARGNKQTIMLGFSDGTKDGGYLMANWSIYKAKESLTLMAREYGIKVIFFDGRGGPPARGGGKTHKFYASQGQTIENNEIQITIQGQTISSNFGTLDSCRYNLENLLSAGITNGVFNKDKKQLTQPQRDVFDELAKLSYEKYAAFKAHPKFLPYLEHMSTLNYYAKTNIGSRPSKRSKSAELDFNDLRAIPFVGSWSQLKQNVPGFYGLGHALKHFEENDEWDKVADLYEDSLFFRTLVENSMMSLTKSFFPLTAYMRDDKEFGEFWQIIYEEFKETNRLLLKISGYKKLMENYPDGRASVKIREQIVRPLLTIQQYALNKIREMKNGNEPDTLLEVYEKIVTRSLFGNINASRNSA
- a CDS encoding deoxyhypusine synthase family protein, with product MSKGPISQFIEKHYLHFNAAALVDAAKGYEKQLENGAKMMVTLAGAMSTAELGKSFAEMIRKDKVQIISCTGANLEEDIMNLVAHSHYERVPNYRDLTPQEEWDLLERGLNRVTDTCIPEHEAFRRLQKHIHKIWKEAEEKGERYFPHEFMYKMLLSGVLEEYYEIDLKDSWMYAAAEKNLPIIVPGWEDSTMGNIFASYVIKGELKASTVKSGIEYMAFLADWYAKNSSNGVGFFQIGGGIAGDFPICVVPMLYQDMEMTDIPFWSYFCQISDSTTSYGSYSGAVPNEKITWGKLDINTPKFIIESDATIVAPLIFAYLLDL
- a CDS encoding M14 family metallopeptidase, encoding MMNLELLHLEHKEKSLEKRYITNAHIEPILDKLKSSFEINVVGKSVLGKPIYSIIAGKGKTKILLWSQMHGNESTTTKALFDMLNWLQSDTKEAKAIRDHFTLCILPILNPDGAKLYTRENANKIDLNRDAVAQSQPESKVLREVFNTFKPDFCYNMHDQRTIFGLETDGRPKPATVSFLAPAYNEERAINNHRQKAINLIVAMNDTLQNYIPEQVGRFDDSFNINCVGDYFQAAGVPTVLFEAGHYQQDYEREVTRKFIFFALLSGFHSINENVIVVSKNDEYFNIPQNKNVFYDIIYKNVNINYENKEKIAIFASQYKEVLFENYVMFQAFIKEINNLDIAVGHAEYDCKGDRYVGKNGENFPDFDTEANFFIGSDRKFINGVEVE
- a CDS encoding DinB family protein, which gives rise to MPAEILLKFMRVSQLQIDEYAPYYNAYLPNVDDTWTLVEGLEVSVHEFIKFVQDIPMGKHDYRYAEGKWTIKEIIQHLIDVERVFSYRAMRFSRGDSTELVGFDENSYVDNAHANDRSLQSLLTEMSALRHATLLLFKSFTQDDLVKRGVASGHIVTVRALGFLIIAHQKHHTKIFQERYL
- a CDS encoding DNA primase; amino-acid sequence: MKRVIVDYAKLTNEILTLLVEKFPEGYDDSDIIRFKNAKNETIEAVEVRTEDTIYLVKVSTKLADRIENFEDDDEIVEEPNIDAIKGLEIESDDDDDDIDNNDILDTEDEDEEED
- a CDS encoding helix-turn-helix domain-containing protein; the protein is MVNTDDFIKRLETILDYYTMSASVFADKLGVQRSGLSHLLSGRNKPSLDFVLKLVDSFPEVDLYWLLNGTGSFPKQEIEKISASTPPAPSFTIEKDTVLNDLFSSNNESEKMKANEKFEKNEKSLTDDSNAIERIVVFYNNGTFKNYRPQ